TTTAGATTTTGAAGAATTAACAAGTATCGGTATTTTTTATCCCAAAAACACTTTAGAGCATTCTATCCTTAAAACGTGGGAACGAAGTGGAATAAGAAAACATCTTCACCGTTTAGGCTATAAGGTTGAGAATGGAGCGATCAAACATTTGGTCTATTCTAATAAAGAATGAACTTGAATCGATCTAAGGGAGTTCCTCACCACCGTTGTGCTGTGGCTCTCCTTTATATTAATAATGGATAGAAAGCTACAGTCAACTCCCTATCCATACTCTTTATTCATCTTCGTCCATCATATCCTCAAAAACAGCCGACACTTTTTCAAATTCATCATCACTTTCAATCGGGGACAAATCTCCTTCATCATCAATCTTTAAAAAGAAAATATCAATATCTTCTTCAGATTCCTCTTGAATATCATCAACAAATCCTACTGCTACATAATCAGTTCCTTCTAAAGTAATCGCCGCAAGAACCTCTACTTCATTATCCTGATCATTTTCGTCCGTAATTGTAAAAATTTCTCCTACTTCTACTTTATCCATGAATAATAGCTCCCTTCACACGTACATATAAATGATGATTACTTCTTTATCATGCCAAATTTATGTAATTTCATTCAATACATTTTATAAAAAAAATACAATTTCTTTCATTTTTAGGTTATAAATTTGATAAAAGGAAGGATGTTTATTTATGTCCTATTTTTCTTATCCGCCTTTCTACCGTTCAACTCCCCCTTCACAATTAAGCACACCTCAACAAAGAACAGTTACCGTAGAAGGTAGAGGAAAAGTCAACGCCGTACCAGATCAAGCAATTATTACGATTGGTTTTGTTACTGAAAATGAGGATGTTAACAAAGCACAAGCACAAAATGCGAGGATAACAACTCAGGGTTTAGCTGCTCTGAAAGAAATAAATATCCAACAAGAAGATATTCAAACAGTTTCATATATCATTCAGCCTATTTACGAATTCACCGAAGGATCTTCTATCTTAAAGGGATATAAAGTACAACATACTTTTGAAATAACAGTTAAAGATTTAAATCAAGTTGGTAAAGTGTACGAAGCGGTAGTAGCAGCAGGGGCAAATATCGCAGATAATATCGAGTTTGTTGTTTCAAATAAAGATTTATACTACCAGCAAGCTTTACAACTTGCTATCAAAAATGCAACTGAAAAAGCGTCAAGCATTGGACAACAGCTGGGTGTTAGCATGAATACCGTTCCGATTAAAGTTACAGAGAATTCTACAGCCATTTCACCAAGGGACTATACACTTTCTTTCTCTGCTGAAGCTACTTTACAAGCAGCACCTCCTATACAAAGAAGTAAGCTTGAAATTGAGGCAATCGTAACAGTCGTTTATCCATATTAAAAAGAGGACGAATTCTTCGCCCTCTTTTTACTATTAGTTTTGTTTTAAAAACGACTCAATTTCTTTCGTTAATTCTTCTTTAATAGCATCAATTTTCTTAAAATCCATTGCTTCTATATAATAGGATTCTAACTGGTCTCTTAGTTGCTTTGCTTCAGCTAGATAGGATATTGCTTCTTTCATTTTATCTTTATATGCCTTTGTTGTTCTAGCAATGTCTTCTGCGTATTTTTCATCTGTTCCAGGTGTGATGCAGCGTTCATACATATCAATTATTTCATCAGAATTTCTTTCAGGAAAATATTCATGTGGTGCAGTACTGTCAAAAATAGCAATTC
This genomic stretch from Metabacillus sp. B2-18 harbors:
- a CDS encoding DUF1292 domain-containing protein produces the protein MDKVEVGEIFTITDENDQDNEVEVLAAITLEGTDYVAVGFVDDIQEESEEDIDIFFLKIDDEGDLSPIESDDEFEKVSAVFEDMMDEDE
- a CDS encoding SIMPL domain-containing protein, whose product is MSYFSYPPFYRSTPPSQLSTPQQRTVTVEGRGKVNAVPDQAIITIGFVTENEDVNKAQAQNARITTQGLAALKEINIQQEDIQTVSYIIQPIYEFTEGSSILKGYKVQHTFEITVKDLNQVGKVYEAVVAAGANIADNIEFVVSNKDLYYQQALQLAIKNATEKASSIGQQLGVSMNTVPIKVTENSTAISPRDYTLSFSAEATLQAAPPIQRSKLEIEAIVTVVYPY